One window from the genome of Natator depressus isolate rNatDep1 chromosome 27, rNatDep2.hap1, whole genome shotgun sequence encodes:
- the LOC141978384 gene encoding inactive phospholipase C-like protein 2: MADGPRGGGSPGSGSGSGSGSSRENSAERSPVPAAPRASIMKDGSRQRPVQKKKTVSFSTMPHDRKINSTAACISFMLEGCEMKKVRSNSRMYSRFFLLAPDMRDLRWEPSKKDSEKAKIEIESVKEVRVGKKTPVLRSNGLSDQFPDECAFSIIHGDNYESLDLVASSPDVVNAWVMGLRYLVSYGKHTPEAPEAGHPSLRTSWISSVFEVADLEKVGQIPVARAVQLIKALNPGMKASTIELKFKELQKAGERPGSDVACDLFVEAYCDLCTRPEIFFLLVQFSSDKESLGLKDLQTFLEVEQGMEGVTEETCLEIIGKYEPSSEGREKGYLAIDGFTRYLLSPDCSIFDPQHLRVCQDMTQPLSHYYISSAHGACLREDSSWGSAGLGGYVAALRMGCRSLELVVWDGPEGEPLVSGGRSAASRVACRSVVGVIDRYAFEASEYPLVLCLAVRCSPAQQRLMAQCLRKTLGAKLYLDPPDPEDAYLPSPETLKGRVLIKGRKLQPSCHESEGEVTDEEEGPEMGQCPGEADGQPPAGGGRRRLRLSRELSELVSLCQAVPFQDFEASRRGQRYWELCSFSEVEAGRFASECPAELVSYNKRFLSRVYPSPLRIDASNVNPQDFWKCGCQMVAMNFQTPGLMMDLNAGWFRQNGACGYVLRPAVMREEVSYFSANAKDSLPGVPAQLLHLRVISGQNLPKPRGSGAKGDVVEPYVCAEIHGIPADCAERRTKTALQSGDNPVFEESLEFQVNLPELALLRLVVLDDDYIGDEFIAQYTIPFECLQSGYRHVPLRSLAGELLPHATLFLHVAVADRPGGGKGQRRGRSGRRGRRLREYASAKTTGIKPIDEVFRAAGQPLREATDLRENVQNALVSFKELCGLTPAATMKQCILTVATWLLRSESAPSVTLNLGEQYPPMEAQGPVPELLRKVLTAYETTIQTSRTLIESADAVHRKLMQAQQAGMGFHKELHRLEAKEGLKGRKLQKALESFAWNVTVLKGQADLLKQAKAEALDNLWQIHNAGQSCGIGRNGSASPDLARARTPLEPISETEGGSDTGSC; the protein is encoded by the exons GACGGCTCTCGCCAGAGGCCGGTTCAGAAGAAGAAGACTGTGTCCTTCAGCACCATGCCCCACGACCGGAAGATCAACAGCACGGCGGCTTGCATCTCCTTCATGCTGGAGGGCTGCGAGATGAAGAAGGTTCGCTCCAACTCCCGCATGTACAGCCGCTTCTTCCTGCTGGCCCCTGACATGCGCGACCTGCGGTGGGAGCCCTCCAAGAAGGACTCGGAGAAGGCCAAGATCGAGATCGAGTCGGTCAAGGAGGTGCGGGTGGGGAAGAAGACGCCCGTGCTGCGGAGCAACGGCCTCTCCGACCAGTTCCCGGACGAGTGCGCCTTCTCCATCATCCACGGCGACAACTACGAGTCCCTGGACCTGGTGGCCAGCTCGCCCGACGTGGTGAACGCCTGGGTGATGGGGCTGAGGTACCTGGTGTCCTACGGGAAGCACACGCCGGAGGCGCCCGAGGCTGGCCACCCCAGCCTCCGGACCTCCTGGATCTCCTCGGTCTTTGAGGTGGCGGACCTGGAGAAAGTGGGCCAGATCCCCGTGGCCCGGGCCGTGCAGCTCATCAAGGCGCTCAACCCGGGCATGAAGGCCTCCACCATTGAGCTGAAGTTCAAGGAGCTGCAGAAGGCCGGTGAGCGGCCAGGGAGCGACGTGGCCTGCGACCTGTTCGTGGAGGCCTATTGCGACCTCTGCACCAGGCCCGAGATCTTCTTCCTCCTGGTCCAGTTCTCCAGCGACAAGGAGTCGTTGGGGCTGAAGGACCTGCAGACGTTCttggaggtggagcagggcatGGAGGGGGTGACCGAGGAGACGTGCCTGGAGATCATTGGCAAATACGAGCCCTCCAGCGAGGGCCGGGAGAAGGGCTACCTGGCCATCGACGGCTTCACCCGCTACTTGCTCTCCCCGGACTGCTCCATCTTCGACCCGCAGCACCTCCGGGTGTGCCAGGACATGACGCAGCCCCTGTCCCACTACTACATCAGCTCGGCCCACGGCGCCTGCCTGCGGGAGgacagctcctggggcagcgccgGCCTCGGCGGCTACGTTGCGGCCCTGCGTATGGGTTGCCGCAGCCTGGAGCTGGTGGTGTGGGACGGCCCGGAGGGCGAGCCCCTGGTCTCCGGGGGCCGCTCGGCCGCCTCCCGCGTGGCCTGTCGCAGCGTGGTGGGCGTGATCGACCGGTACGCCTTCGAGGCCTCCGAATACCCCCTCGTCCTGTGCCTGGCTGTGCGCTGCTCGCCCGCCCAGCAGAGGCTGATGGCGCAGTGCCTGAGGAAGACCCTGGGCGCCAAGCTGTACCTGGACCCCCCCGACCCCGAGGACGCCTACCTGCCCTCCCCGGAGACCCTCAAGGGCAGAGTCCTCATCAAGGGCAGgaagctgcagcccagctgccaCGAGAGCGAGGGGGAGGTGACGGACGAGGAGGAGGGCCCGGAGATGGGGCAGTGCCCGGGCGAGGCCGACGGGCAGCCGCCCGCGGGGGGCGGGCGGCGCAGGCTCcggctgagcagggagctgtcGGAGCTCGTGAGCCTGTGCCAGGCGGTGCCCTTCCAGGACTTCGAGGCCTCGCGGCGCGGGCAGCGCTACTGGGAGCTCTGCTCCTTCAGCGAGGTGGAGGCCGGGCGCTTCGCCAGCGAGTGCCCCGCCGAGCTGGTGAGCTACAACAAGCGGTTCCTGTCGCGGGTctaccccagccccctgcgcATCGACGCCAGCAACGTGAACCCGCAGGACTTCTGGAAGTGCGGCTGCCAGATGGTGGCCATGAACTTCCAGACGCCGGGGCTCATGATGGACCTGAACGCGGGCTGGTTCCGCCAGAACGGGGCCTGCGGGTACGTGCTGCGTCCCGCCGTCATGCGGGAGGAGGTCTCCTACTTCAGCGCCAACGCCAAGGACTCGCTGCCCGGCGTCCCGGCCCagctgctgcacctccgggtgaTCAGCGGGCAGAACCTGCCCAAGCCCCGGGGCTCGGGCGCCAAGGGGGACGTGGTGGAGCCCTACGTCTGCGCCGAGATCCACGGCATCCCGGCCGACTGTGCCGAGCGGCGCACCAAGACGGCGCTGCAGAGCGGGGACAACCCGGTCTTCGAGGAGAGCCTGGAGTTCCAGGTGAACCTGCCCGAGCTGGCCCTGCTGCGCCTGGTGGTGCTGGATGACGACTACATCGGGGACGAGTTCATCGCCCAGTACACCATCCCCTTCGAGTGCCTGCAGAGCGGCTACCGCCACGTGCCCCTGCGGTCCCTGGCCGGAGAGCTGCTGCCCCACGCCACCCTCTTCCTGCACGTGGCCGTCGCCGACCGGCCCGGCGGGGGCAAGGGGCAGCGGCGGGGGCGCTCCGGGCGCAGGGGCCGGCGGCTGCGGGAGTACGCCTCCGCCAAGACCACGGGCATCAAGCCCATCGACGAGGTGTTCCGCGCGGCTGGCCAGCCGCTGCGCGAGGCCACCGACCTGCGGGAGAACGTGCAG AACGCCCTGGTCTCCTTCAAGGAGCTGTGCGGCCTGACGCCGGCAGCCACCATGAAGCAGTGCATCCTGACCGTGGCCACGTGGCTGCTGCGCAGCGAGAGCGCCCCCAGCGTGACGCTGAACCTGGGGGAGCAGTACCCCCCCATGGAGGCCCAGGGGCCTGTCCCAGAGCTGCTCCGCAAAGTGCTCACCGCCTACGAGACC ACGATCCAGACCAGCCGGACGCTGATCGAGTCGGCCGACGCTGTGCACAGGAAGCTGATGCAAGCCCAGCAGGCGG ggATGGGTTTCCACAAGGAGCTGCACCGCCTCGAGGCCAAGGAGGGGCTGAAGGGCAGGAAGTTGCAGAAGGCCCTGGAGAGCTTCGCCTGGAACGTCACGGTGCTGAAG